A genomic region of Alistipes megaguti contains the following coding sequences:
- a CDS encoding TolC family protein, whose amino-acid sequence MFPLILLLTGPVAAFGQTSLEEYRTEVASYSRTLKIARAGSRAAEAEAAAARTGYLPQLSLAGNFSWAFRCREGAEQWTFGVQPQLVQTLYGGGAVRAAARQTALGSDIALCEEAFSRFEVRYAAEYAYWSLSAVELYAAAMREYVSLIRSLKEVVDRRFAEGYIAKGDVLMIDARLSEAEYSLVSVEQNREVALHNFNILRGTDPAESVSLRESIRDTLPLPRRIPAGEAVARRPDHTAALLRTEQADEGVRAARAPYNPQVSVGVGGSWQPATPNRDGRTQIDGSAFVQLSVPIFHWGERRRTVAAARAAREQQAWATEQRYDEIVREEMNGWTALVQSRAQVDASEASLRIAGENLQISTYSYGEGLATILDVMQAQLSWIQLYTNAIRAHFNYAAALSDYRRITAQ is encoded by the coding sequence TTGTTCCCACTCATTCTGCTGCTCACCGGGCCTGTTGCCGCCTTCGGGCAGACGTCGCTCGAAGAGTACCGCACGGAGGTCGCCTCCTACAGCCGGACGCTGAAAATCGCCCGGGCCGGGAGCCGGGCCGCCGAGGCCGAGGCCGCCGCCGCGCGTACGGGCTACCTGCCGCAGTTGTCGCTGGCCGGGAACTTCTCGTGGGCGTTCCGCTGCCGCGAGGGCGCCGAACAGTGGACCTTCGGCGTGCAGCCGCAGCTGGTGCAGACGCTCTACGGCGGCGGGGCCGTGCGTGCGGCGGCCCGGCAGACGGCCCTGGGGAGCGACATTGCCCTTTGCGAGGAGGCGTTTTCGCGTTTCGAGGTGCGCTACGCGGCCGAATACGCCTATTGGAGCCTCTCGGCCGTGGAACTCTACGCCGCGGCGATGCGTGAATACGTCTCGCTGATCCGTTCGCTGAAGGAGGTCGTCGACCGCCGCTTTGCCGAGGGCTATATCGCAAAGGGCGACGTGCTGATGATCGACGCGCGGCTGAGCGAGGCGGAGTATTCGCTGGTCAGCGTCGAGCAGAACCGCGAGGTGGCCCTGCACAACTTCAACATCCTGCGCGGCACCGATCCGGCCGAGTCCGTGTCGTTGCGCGAGAGCATCCGCGATACGCTGCCGCTGCCGCGCCGCATTCCGGCCGGGGAGGCCGTGGCGCGACGTCCCGACCATACGGCCGCGTTGCTGCGCACGGAGCAGGCCGACGAAGGGGTGCGGGCGGCCCGGGCCCCGTACAATCCGCAGGTGAGCGTCGGGGTGGGGGGCTCGTGGCAGCCGGCGACGCCCAACCGCGACGGCCGCACGCAGATCGACGGTTCGGCCTTCGTGCAGCTGTCCGTTCCGATCTTCCATTGGGGCGAGCGGCGTCGCACGGTGGCCGCGGCCCGGGCCGCCCGTGAGCAGCAGGCTTGGGCGACCGAACAGCGTTACGACGAAATCGTCCGCGAGGAGATGAACGGCTGGACGGCGCTGGTGCAGAGCCGGGCGCAGGTCGATGCCTCGGAGGCGAGCCTGCGCATCGCGGGCGAGAACCTGCAGATCAGCACTTACTCCTACGGCGAGGGGCTGGCGACGATCCTCGACGTGATGCAGGCGCAGCTGAGCTGGATCCAGCTCTATACCAACGCCATCCGGGCCCACTTCAACTACGCCGCAGCCCTGTCGGATTACCGCCGCATCACGGCGCAGTGA
- a CDS encoding OsmC family protein, which yields MTEKVNVQMNRAGRFEPRGGADTASMNPKELLLYAAAQCAGQTAAAIMQRERMKPCNFEISVSGDLSTETLRTESTFTCFHVVYNVACASEEDCAKASHALELTHDKYCGLVQMLSRIAPVSREIAVVNTAPVKA from the coding sequence ATGACTGAGAAAGTGAACGTTCAGATGAACCGCGCCGGGCGTTTCGAACCGCGCGGAGGGGCCGATACGGCCTCGATGAACCCCAAGGAGCTGCTGCTCTATGCCGCGGCGCAGTGTGCCGGGCAGACCGCCGCCGCCATCATGCAGCGCGAACGCATGAAGCCCTGCAATTTCGAAATCAGCGTCTCGGGCGACCTCTCGACCGAAACGCTCCGCACCGAGAGCACCTTCACCTGCTTTCATGTCGTCTACAACGTCGCGTGCGCGAGCGAAGAGGACTGTGCAAAGGCCAGCCACGCCCTCGAACTCACCCACGACAAGTATTGCGGGCTGGTGCAGATGCTCTCGCGCATCGCCCCCGTCTCGCGTGAGATCGCCGTCGTGAACACCGCGCCGGTCAAGGCCTGA
- a CDS encoding tetratricopeptide repeat protein yields the protein MRRFRILLPLMALALCAPGVRAAESDPETLMRRARDLFGYGRWSDARHELLRAREAMAPDDRSLQQEIDYYLAACAVELGSADAEASLRRFEERYPQSVYANDVRFSLGSFYCAAGNMARAREAFERTNYKALSPQRREQYDIRMGYVEFTDGRYKEAGGHFSRIGDRSEYADHAHYYLAYIDYAEGRYARAKQGFLRLRKSDAYGALVPYYLLQIEFREGNYRYVVEHGDALARQAVPERRAELERVIAESWFRLEDFNRTLEHLAAYRTSGGEMDRDACYLEGFSLYRTARYAEAAEWLRKACGAEDALTQNASYHLADCYLRAGDKERAMQAFAMATDESLDAAIAEDALFNYAKLQYELGGGAFNGAINLLTRYIERYPSTPRTAEARTLLIAAYYNSRDYEAAYRAIKAMPSGDAEIRAAQQKIAYYRGLEAYGTGDIRTARTCLAEAQSINVSPKYTALSTFWQGEIAFREGDYAVAAAKYNAYLKRAPRTEREYALAWYNLGYCAFDRNDWAQAGDSFRRFLAAHAPKDRYRADALNRLGDVAYSDRRFEEAVGEYDRAIALATPEAEYARYKRAVTLGILGRTEQKQQALRQIEAAGGEYADEASYELGRSYIAQQKYAEGAAQLERFVARYPSSPRVTAAWSDLGLAYLNLGNRQKSLACYDRVVNAAPQSSEARGAMQSIREIYVSEGDADAYFDYAARAGIESDLTALSRDSLSFAAAQKLYLDGDRTAATRALNSYVETYPKGSYRTDALYYLSDCYLVADNRERAIETLTALADQGKTPYTVPVLEKLSELTCAEKRWDEAAAAYRRLYDVAPSRTAREDAATGYVRARVAGGDAAKIAAAAREVIALPDAGQTATREAKYALATQLREGGDAAEAAKLYRDLAAEVRTKEGSEAAYRLIEATFASGDLDRTEKEVFALSDRNPQPYWLARAYLLLGEVYVRRGDTFQARATWQSVADGYSPADDGIVEEARARIAKLN from the coding sequence ATGCGAAGATTCCGAATATTGCTGCCGTTGATGGCGCTGGCACTCTGTGCGCCCGGTGTACGGGCCGCGGAGAGCGATCCCGAAACCCTGATGCGGCGGGCCCGCGATCTGTTCGGCTACGGCCGTTGGAGCGATGCCCGCCACGAACTGCTGCGGGCCCGCGAGGCGATGGCCCCGGACGACCGTTCCCTGCAGCAGGAGATTGATTACTACCTGGCGGCGTGTGCCGTCGAACTGGGCAGCGCCGATGCCGAGGCGTCCCTGCGCCGTTTCGAGGAGCGTTATCCGCAGTCGGTCTATGCCAACGACGTGCGCTTCTCGCTCGGATCGTTCTACTGCGCGGCGGGGAACATGGCCCGGGCGCGCGAAGCCTTTGAACGTACGAATTACAAGGCCCTGAGTCCGCAGCGCCGCGAACAGTACGACATCCGCATGGGCTACGTCGAGTTCACGGACGGCCGTTACAAGGAGGCCGGCGGGCACTTTTCGCGCATCGGCGACCGCAGCGAGTATGCCGACCATGCGCACTACTACCTGGCCTACATCGATTATGCCGAGGGCCGCTATGCCCGGGCCAAACAGGGCTTCCTCCGGCTGCGGAAGAGCGACGCCTACGGGGCGCTGGTTCCCTACTACCTGCTTCAGATCGAGTTCCGCGAGGGCAACTACCGCTACGTGGTCGAACATGGCGATGCGCTGGCCCGGCAGGCCGTGCCGGAACGCCGTGCCGAGCTGGAGCGTGTGATTGCCGAGTCGTGGTTTCGGCTCGAGGATTTCAACCGCACGCTCGAACATCTGGCCGCCTACCGCACTTCGGGCGGCGAGATGGACCGCGACGCCTGCTACCTGGAGGGCTTCTCGCTCTACCGCACGGCGCGTTATGCCGAGGCTGCGGAGTGGCTGCGCAAGGCGTGCGGCGCGGAGGATGCCCTGACGCAGAACGCCTCCTACCACCTGGCCGACTGCTACCTGCGGGCCGGCGACAAGGAGCGTGCGATGCAGGCCTTTGCCATGGCCACGGACGAGTCGCTCGATGCCGCGATCGCCGAGGATGCGCTGTTCAACTACGCCAAACTGCAGTACGAACTGGGCGGCGGGGCCTTCAACGGGGCGATCAACCTGCTGACGCGCTATATCGAACGTTACCCCTCGACGCCGCGGACCGCCGAGGCGCGGACGCTGCTGATTGCCGCCTACTACAATTCGCGCGACTACGAAGCCGCCTACCGGGCCATCAAGGCGATGCCGTCGGGCGATGCGGAGATCCGTGCCGCGCAGCAGAAGATCGCCTACTACCGCGGACTGGAGGCCTACGGCACGGGTGATATCCGCACGGCTCGGACGTGCCTGGCCGAGGCGCAGTCGATCAACGTCAGTCCCAAGTATACGGCGCTGAGCACCTTCTGGCAGGGTGAGATTGCCTTCCGGGAGGGGGACTACGCCGTGGCTGCGGCCAAGTACAACGCCTATCTGAAACGGGCGCCGCGTACGGAACGCGAGTATGCCCTGGCGTGGTACAACCTCGGTTACTGCGCCTTCGACCGTAACGACTGGGCACAGGCCGGCGATTCGTTCCGCCGCTTCCTCGCGGCCCATGCGCCGAAAGACCGCTACCGGGCCGATGCCCTGAACCGGCTGGGCGACGTGGCTTACTCGGATCGCCGCTTCGAGGAGGCGGTCGGGGAGTACGACCGTGCCATTGCGCTGGCCACCCCCGAGGCGGAGTACGCCCGCTACAAACGGGCCGTGACGCTCGGCATTCTGGGTCGCACGGAGCAGAAACAACAGGCCCTGCGGCAGATCGAGGCGGCGGGCGGCGAATATGCCGACGAGGCCTCCTACGAACTGGGCCGCAGCTACATCGCCCAGCAGAAGTATGCCGAAGGTGCCGCCCAGCTGGAGCGTTTCGTGGCCCGCTATCCCTCGTCGCCGCGGGTGACGGCCGCCTGGTCGGACCTGGGTCTGGCCTATCTGAATCTGGGCAACCGGCAGAAGTCGCTGGCCTGCTACGACCGCGTGGTGAATGCGGCTCCGCAATCCTCCGAGGCACGGGGTGCGATGCAGAGCATCCGCGAGATCTACGTCTCGGAGGGTGATGCCGATGCCTACTTCGACTATGCGGCCCGGGCAGGCATTGAGAGCGATCTGACGGCCCTGTCGCGTGACTCGCTCTCGTTTGCCGCGGCGCAGAAACTCTACCTCGACGGCGACCGCACGGCCGCCACCCGTGCCCTGAACAGTTATGTCGAGACCTATCCGAAGGGCTCCTACCGCACCGATGCCCTCTACTACCTGAGCGACTGCTATCTGGTGGCCGACAACCGCGAGCGGGCCATCGAGACCCTCACGGCGCTGGCCGATCAGGGCAAGACCCCCTATACGGTTCCGGTGCTGGAGAAGCTTTCGGAGCTGACCTGCGCCGAGAAGCGTTGGGACGAGGCCGCCGCGGCCTACCGGCGGCTCTACGATGTGGCGCCGTCGCGCACGGCGCGTGAGGATGCCGCGACGGGCTACGTGCGGGCGAGAGTGGCCGGCGGTGATGCCGCGAAGATTGCCGCGGCGGCCCGCGAGGTGATTGCGCTTCCGGATGCCGGTCAGACGGCCACGCGTGAGGCGAAGTATGCGCTGGCCACGCAGTTGCGCGAAGGGGGCGATGCGGCAGAGGCCGCGAAGCTCTACCGCGACCTGGCTGCGGAGGTCCGCACGAAGGAGGGTTCCGAGGCGGCCTACCGCCTGATCGAGGCGACCTTTGCGTCGGGCGATCTGGACCGTACCGAGAAGGAGGTCTTCGCCCTCTCGGATCGCAACCCGCAGCCTTACTGGCTGGCCCGTGCCTACCTGCTGCTGGGCGAGGTCTACGTGCGCCGGGGCGATACGTTCCAGGCACGGGCCACGTGGCAGAGCGTGGCCGACGGATATTCGCCCGCCGATGACGGCATTGTCGAGGAGGCCCGGGCGCGAATCGCTAAACTCAACTGA